The Arthrobacter sp. OAP107 DNA segment GGTGGTCTCATAGAACATGGACGAGCGGTACTGGGTGCCGACGTCGTAGCCCTGGCGGTTGAGCGTAGTGGGATCGTGCAGGGCGAAGAACATGTCCAGGATGACCTCGGCCGGGATGACCTCCTCATCGAAGGTCACGGCAACCACCTCGGCGTGCCCCGTGGTGCCGGAGCAGACGGAATAGTAGTCCGGGTCGCGTTCGTGGCCGCCGGTGTATCCCGACACTACCGACGTGACGCCCCTCGTTTTCTGGTAGACGGCGTCCAGGCACCAGAAGCAGCCCCCGCCAAGCACAAAAGTTCTCAAGTCCTCTTTACCCATGTCCTCTTTAATGGTTCGCGGGCGCCAATGATTCCCCAGCCAACCCTAGGGTCATATGCCGGTCAGTGGCCAGTGCCGACTGTAGGGTAAAAATATGAGTATGGAACCTGTGAACAGTGACGTTGCAGCGGAACCGGAAGACGTTCCCGACGCCGCGGAGTCACCCGCCGCTGCAACGCTGGGGCAGCTCATGCTGGCCGTGGAGGAGCTCTGGCCGGAGTCGCTCGCAGAGGCATGGGACGAGGTGGGCCTCGTGGCCGGCCATCCGTCCGCCGAAGTCACGCGCGTCATGTTCGCGGTGGATCCCACGCTCGAAGTCATCGACGAGGCCATCGAATGGGGCGCCGAGCTGCTCATCACGCATCACCCCCTCCTCCTCAAGGGCGTCACCTCCGTCGCCGCCAACACACCCAAGGGCCGCGCGGTCCACCGGCTGATCGAATCCGGCACCGCCCTGCTGACGGTCCACACCAACGGAGACTCAGCCGTGGGCGGCGTTTCCGACGTCCTGGCCGACGCCCTGGGCCTGGAGAACGTATCGCCACTGACCCCGGCAGCCGACGGTCTTCCCGAGGAAGGCATCGGGCGCGTCGGGGACCTCAACGAGTCAATAACCCTGGGCGATTTCGCCGCGCGGGTCTTCGGCATTCTTCCCTCGGTGGCCGGCGGAGTGCGGGTGTCCGGGGACAAGGATGGGCTGGTGCAGCGGGTTGCCGTGTGCGGCGGGGCCGGGGATTCCCTCTTTGATGAGGTCCGGGCGAGCAACGCGGACCTGTACGTCACCGCGGACCTCCGCCACCACCCGGCGTCCGAAGCCAGGGAGGCTGCCGTGAACGGCCGGCCCTACCTCATCGATGTATCGCATTTCGCCAGCGAATGGCTCTGGCTGCCGGCCGCAGCCGAGGCCCTGGGCAACGTGCTCGCGGACCAGGGCCTCGACGTCGAAATCCGGGTCAGCACCACCAACAGTGATCCGTGGGACTTCATACTCACTCCCGGCTAAGCCTGGCGCGCGAGGGGCCCCGGGTGAGCGTAGCGAGGCTGGGGAGCGCGTTAGGCGCTAGAGTCTAGAAAACCCCACAGGGGTGCCGGCCGCGAGGCCGGATGGGATCAAGCGGAGGTAAAACGTGGCCAAGGCAGCACCGGCTGAACAATTGAAGTTGCTAGAGCTCCAGGGCCTGGATGCCCGGCTGAAGTCATTGTCCAACCGCCGCCGCAGCCTTGAAAACGATCCCCGGATCACTGATCTTGAGGCCGCCCTCAGCGTTGCCAACGGGGAACTGGGCGCCGCGAAACTCGCCGTCCACGACGCCGAAGCGGAACTGAAGCGGGCCGAAGCGGACGTGGAGCAGGTGGCCACCCGGATCGAACGGGACGAGGCCCGGCTCAACAGCGGCACCGGGCTCTCCAAGGACCTCGTCGCCCTGCAAAAGGATATTGCCTCGCTCAACAAGCGCCGTTCAGACTTGGAGGACGTCGAACTGGAGGTCCTGGAGCGGCTGGACGGCCTGCGCGAAAGGCAGGCGGCGCAGCAGAGCATCGTGGACGACATCCAGGGCTCATTCGGCGGGATCAGGGCCGAGCTCGACGCCGCGCTGGCCGAGGTCGCGGCCGAGGAGAACGAGGTGGCCCGCAAGCGGAGGGACTTCGCCGCAGGGCTGGACACAGGAATGCTCGCGGTCTACGAGAAAACGCTGGCCCGCCGCGGAGTGGGTGCCGCAAGGCTCTTCCACGGCACGTCCGAAGGGTCGGGCATGCAGCTGAGCCCCGGCGACCTGGCCGAGATCAAGGCCGCCGCCGAGGACGACATCGTCTTCTGCCCCGACTCCGGCTGCATCCTGGTGCGTTCCGCGGAGTGGGGCTGACGGAGGCCTGGTCCGGCAGGAAAATCTAGCCCGGCAGGATGATGTTGAGGGCGTGTGCCTTGCGTGCGGTGCCCGGAACGAGTTCCGCCTGCCACTTCTCGGCCGCCGCCTTCCGCAGCTGCTCCGGCGTCGCCGGGGCTTTGCCGCGCCGCGTCAGCAGGTGCCGGGCCAGCTCGCCCCGGGTGTGCTTGGCAAAGTGGCTGACCACCTTGCGCGCGCCGTTCACCTCCGTGAACACGTTGACCGTCACGGTGTCCACCGGCGGGGGAGCCCAGGCCGCTGCGTAGGTGCTGGACCGGCAGTCGACCAGTAGACTGCCGCCGGCAATTTCGCCGAGGGCATCGGTAAGCTGCGGTTTCCAGAATGAGGCAAGGCGTCCGACGTCGGGCAATGCCGTTGACATGGACAGCCGGTAGGCGGGCACGGAGTCAGCGAACCGGATGGCGCCCCACAGCGCGGAGATGACCAGCACTGATTCATCCGCACGGCGCCGCTGTGCCGGCGTCATCGACTTGTAGCCGAGGGCGTCGTACAGCACGCCGGAATACACCTGGTGTGCCGGCGCCGCCGGTTCGACGTGGAGCCGGGTGTTGCGTTCGACGTCGTCCTTGAGGGAGGCTCCAACGCCCAGGAGGGCGAGGGCATCCTCGTGCGCACTGACTGTCCCCAGCGCATCGAGCACCTTGGCCCGGTAGGTGTTCAGCACAGGGAAACTCAACGAAGCCCAGTCCATGGCCTCGCCGCGGACGGCCGGAGTCTTGCCTTCGGATGGGGGGAGCAGAATCAGCACCGTACGATCTTACCGGCAGGGTGCGGGTCAGCTGGGGTCCGCATCTGCCGGGTGGGTAAGGTCAGCCCAGCGAACGGCCCAGGAAGTCCAGCACGTCCGGCAGGATGGACCTCCAGTACAAGGCGTCGTGGCCGCCGGGTTGGAAGCCGCCCTCCACACGGCCGGGAAGTCCCGAACGGTACCGGCGAACTGTGGCGGCCAGATCATCCTCACTGCCGCAATCGATCCGCTTCGGAATCGCTGCAAGCCTCGGCCGGAGCGCAAAAACGTTGTTCGCTGCGAAGTCAGCCGGGCCGTCGAAGGCGCCCTGTATCCCCTCCTCATAGCTGGACCAGACGGCCGGGCTCATGGCAGCCACCCCGCGAAGCCCGGACACCCTGCCCCGCGACGCCAGGAGGAGGGCGCCGAACCCTCCCATCGACGTGCCGAAGATGCCGACCTTTCCGAGATCCAGCCCCTGTTCGCCCAGGAACGGCAGGAACTCCTGCACCAGCATGGACTGCGTATCGCTGCCGTCGGCGCGGGCGTGCCACCAGGAGTCGCCGCCGTCCACGGCGGCCACCGCAAAGGGCAGCCCGCCGTCGTCCAGGTGGCGCTGCAGTGCACGGTCCGCCGCGAGGTCGAGCAACAGAACCTCGTGGCTGCCGCCGAGCCCGTGCAGGAAGACCGCCACCGGCAGCAGCTGGTTGGCCTCCTCCGCAAGCGGCACGGCCAGGGACCAGCGGGTGATGACTGCCGGGCGGAAGCGGGACACAAAGCCGCCTGTCCGGGTCGACACCGCGGGAATCGGCACGGCGGAAGCCGGCACCGTGGAAGGCGGCACGGATGCTGGCGGAGCCGGCGGGGCCGCCGTCGTTGCCTCTGCCGAAGTCGTCGGTCCGCCGGAATCGGGCACCGGGCCGGCGGTGGCGGTGTTGGCCGTCGTCGGGCCGGGAATCGGTGACGGCGTGCCGGTGCAGGCTGACGTCGCGGCCGCACTCAGACCGGCAGCGGCTGCCAGCTGCAGCATGCGCCGCCGTGGAAAGGACGGCCGCGGAAAGGACGACTGGTCCATTTCCCGATCCTAACCCCGGAACCGGTGCGTGTCCGGGGCCGCCGGAAAGCCCGTAAACTGGACTGCGGATGGGTTGACCAGGCGGCCGCGCGCCACGCAAGTGGCTCGAGGAACGTCCGGGCTCCGCAGGGCAGGGTGGTGGGTAACGCCCACTCGGGGTAACCCGCAGGCCAGTGCCACAGAAAACAGACCGCCTGCGTCGCGCCGATTTGAAAGCGGCACGAAGCAGGTAAGGGTGAAACGGTGGTGTAAGAGACCACCAGCTTCCCGGGTGACCGGGAAGGCTAGGTAAACCCCACCCGGAGCAAGGCCAGACAGGACACGTTTGAGGGCTGCCCGCCCGAGTGTCCGGGTAGGCCGCTGGAGGGCGTCGGCAACGGCGCTCGTAGATGGATGGCCGCTACTCCCGCACCGGCAACGGTGCGGGAGCACAGAACCCGGCGTATCGGTCAACCCATCCACTCAAGCAGGACACGGCCGCCAGGATCGGGATGGGAGGATCAACCTCACGCCCTGTACGCGGTGTGAGTGATTTCACGGGCTCCCGGCACTTTCCGGTCCCCGCGCCGCCCTAGAATGGATGGTGAACGTAGAGGTTCTACCGCCGGATCTGCGTTCGCAGCCGGCGGTTTTTCTTTGCACGGTCAACGGCATCCGGGGTGGACCGAAACCCTGCCGGTGCCAGCTTGCCCTGGATAACTTCCAGTGGCCGCCATCCGGTTTACGAGGACGTAGGCCGGTTGAACCAAGGAAGGTAGTTCTGTGAGCCAGACGTCAGATTCTTGTCTTGATACGTGGATGGGCCGGGAGGCACTTGCCGAGGCCATGATCCCGGTTATCGGCCGGCTGTACCGTGAAAACAACGTGGTTACCTCCATCCACGGTCGCAGCCTGATCAACAAGTCCACCATGAACATCCTGAAGGCCCACCGTTTCGCGCGCCGGATCAGCAAGGACGAACTGCTCCTGGAGGAGACAGCTCCGCTGCTGAACATGCTGGCACAGCTGGACCTGGGTGCCGCTGCCATCGACATCGCCCGCCTGAACCAGAAGTTCAAGTCCGACGGCGCGGGCATGGCTTTGGAGGAATTCCTCCGTGCAGAGCTGGCCGAGATCGTGGGCAAGCGCGGCGCTGACGACCGCACCAGCACCGACGTCGTGCTTTACGGCTTCGGCCGGATCGGCCGGCTCCTGGCCCGCCTCCTCATCGAAAAGGCCGGCGGCGGCCACGGCCTGCGCCTGCGCGCCATCGTGGTCCGGCGCGGTTCCGACAATGACCTGGCCAAGCGTGCCAGCCTGCTGCGCCGCGACTCCGTGCACGGCTCCTTCGAGGGAACCATCCGCGTTGACACCGAAGCCAACACCATCACGGCCAACGGCGTCCAGATCCAGGTCATCTACTCGGACAACCCCGCCACCATCGACTACACCGCCTACGGGATCAACAACGCCCTCGTGGTGGACAACACCGGCCGCTGGCGCGATGCCGAAGGCCTCGGCCAGCACCTGCTGAGCAAGGGCGTGGCCAAGGTCCTGCTGACCGCACCGGGCAAGGGCGAGCTGAAGAACATCGTCCACGGCATCAACCATGGCGACATCACTGATTCGGACCGGATCGTGACGGCGGCTTCCTGCACCACCAACGCCATCACCCCGGTCCTGAAGGCCCTCAACGACAAGTACGGCGTCATCCACGGCCACGTGGAGACCGTGCACTCGTTCACGAACGACCAGAACCTGATCGACAACTTCCACAAGGGCGACCGGCGCGGACGTTCCGCCGCGCTGAACATGGTGATCACCGAAACCGGCGCCGCCAAGGCCGTCGCCAAGGCACTGCCCGAACTGCAGGGCAAGCTCTCCGGCAGTTCCATCCGGGTCCCCACCCCGGACGTGTCCCTGGCCGTCCTGAACCTCAACCTGGAAAAGGGAACCACCAAGGACGAGGTCAACGACTACCTGCGCGAGATGTCGCTGCACTCGGAGCTGCGCAAGCAGATCGACTACATCGACTCGCCCGAGGTTGTTTCCACCGACTTCGTCGGCTCCCGCCGTGCCGGCATCGTTGACGGCCTCGCCACCATCTCCAACGACAAGAACCTGGTTGTTTACGTCTGGTACGACAACGAGTTCGGCTACAGCTGCCAGGTGGTCCGCGTCATGGAGGAAATGGCAGGGGTCAACCCGCCTGCCTTCCCTGCCAAGGACTCCGAAAAGGACGCCGCCCCGGTCCTGGCCGTGGCAGCCCCGGCCTAAACCGCAGCGTTCCGTCAGCCCCGCCGGCACACCTGTGCCGGCGGGGCTGACCCGTTCCCGGGAAGTTCGCGGGCAATTCTCTGGAATCAGCCGGGAAACGGGCACAAACTTGTGTCATGGAACAGAACCCGACACTTCAGCATGAGACAACCCTGGAACATGCCCTCGACGTTGCAAAGGCGAACCAGAAAGAAGCCCAGAGGCTTCTGGACCAGGCGCGCGCCGCGCATGCGGCAGGGGACATCGGCGACGAGAGGGTAGGCCAGCTGGAGCGGCTGCTTGACCTCGCCAACACGGATCTCCATCGGGTTATGCGGGAGCAGTAAGCCACCCGCCCTCCACAGGGCACCTGTCCTCCACACTGTGGATACCCGCATCCCGCCGGGTTGTTACACCTAAGCTTCTGGATGTGTACCCATATCCTGCCCGAGACTCCCGGGACGCCCGGCGCACGGGAGTGCCTGCATGAGCGTCAACTGGGCCGGCTACCGGAATGCCCGCCGGCGCTCCCGGCAGGCCGGGGGGGTGCTCGGTGTGGCTGCGGTATCGGTGGTGACGGGCACCGTGTGGTTTTTTACGGCGGGCCAGTTCCTCGCCGCCGAGCCTGCGGTGTCCGGACCCAGCGAGGCGCCGGTGTTCGATGCCGCCTGGATGAAGCCGGTGACGCCTCCGTACCCGGTCCCGCTGGGCGGCGCGGCCGCCGCACTGGAAGCCCTGCCTGTGAAGGGCAGGGCATCCGGCGGCGACTACGACCGGTCGGCGTTCGGCCAGGCCTGGCAGGACGCCGACCACAACGGCTGCGACACGCGCAACGACATCCTGCGCCGGGACCTTCACGACGTTGCTTTCACCAAGGGATCAAAGTGCAAGGTTGCCGCCGGCACCATGCATGAGCCGTACGTGGGTCTGGTGGTGAGGTTTGTCCGCGGAGCAGAGTCCAGCAAGGACGTGCAGATCGACCACGTCGTCGCGCTGGGTGATGCCTGGCAGAAGGGTGCCCAGCAGTTGACTGCGCAAGCCCGGCAGAACCTTGCCAACGATCCGCTCAACCTCATTGCCGCGGACGGTGACGCCAACCAGGGGAAAAGCGCGTCGGACGCCGCCGCCTGGCTGCCGAAGAACAAGGCGCTCCGGTGCCACTATGTGGCGCGGCAGGTTTCGGTGAAGGCAGCGTACGGCCTCTGGGTCACCCAGCCGGAGAAGGACGCCATGGCCCGCGTGCTGGAGTCATGCCCGGAGCAGCAGACGGTGGTGCCCCGGTAGGGCAGCGGCGGCTGGCGCGGCAGAAGCCGCGCCGGTGTCAGTGGCCGAACGGGTCCGGGTCAACGCCCGGCATCCAGGTCAGGCCCGGGACGCCCCAGCCGCTCTTCTTGGCCTGCTTCATCGCCTTGCGGGCATACCTGTCGATGAGACGGTTGACGTAGAGCTTGCCGTCCAGGTGGTCGTATTCGTGCTGGATGATGCGGGCGAACCAGCCGGTCGCCTCGAAATCCACCGGGTTTCCGTGCCCGTCAAAGCCCTGCACCCGCACCCATTCGGCGCGCTTGAGGGGATACTGCTCGCCGGGGAAGGAAAGGCAGCCCTCCACTTCCTCGTCCGGATCCGGCAGTGCCCCGGACACCTTGGAGAGGGTCAGCACTGGGTTGACCACCGCGCCGGCCGGGGGAGCACCGTCCTCGTTCTCGTACTTGTAGACGAAGATCCGCTTGCCCACGCCGATCTGCGGCGCCGCCAGTCCGACGCCGTTCGCCTTGTCGTTCGTTTCGAACATGTCGGCAATCAGCTGGCGAAGCCCGTCGTCGAACTCCTCCACTTCGGCAGCCCGGCGGTGCAGCACCGGCTCACCCCAGATGGTGATGGGCAGAACGGTCATGTCAGGGGATTCCTTCGGCGCTTTGCCGGACGGGAGCCGGCAGGGGTGAAAACCAACAAAGGCCGCACCGGATAACCGGTACGGCCTTTGTTGCTGGCCGGCAGTAAACTGCCGTCCTCGGTGCGGGTGAGCGACGGGGGTTGAACCCGCGACCTCCTGGACCACAACCAGGCGCTCTGCCAACTGAGCTACGCCCACCATGTGCCCTGCGGACTGTCCGGTTTCCCGGCCTTCCGAAAAGGCAACGACAAATAGCTTACCTGCTGTTGGGGGATGCTTTTGCCACTTTTGGCTTTTTCGGCAAAATTTTCCTCAAACGTGGCGCAGATTACTTTCCGGACTGCTGCGCAGCGGGCGGCGTAGCAGTTTCCGCGGCCTGCTGGTCGACAGCGGAGGGCAGCTCGACAGCGGAGGGCGACGCCGAGATGCGCTGCGAGATCTTCTGGGCCGTGGCACTGTCCGGTCCGGGGGCTGGCACGAAGACAGCTTCCCGGTAGTACCGGAGTTCGTCGATGGAATCCTTGATGTCCCCGAGGGCACGGTGTCCGCCGTGCTTGGCCGGCGCCTGGAAGTAGGCGCGCGCATACCAGCGCCGGGCAAGTTCCTTGATGGTGCTGACGTCGATGATGCGGTAGTGCAGGTGCTCCACCACCGAGGGCATGTCCCGGGCAAGGAAGACCCGGTCCGTTCCCACCGAGTTGCCGGCGAGGGGCGCCTTGCGGGGGTCTGGAACCCACTTGCGGATGTAGTCCAGCACCAGGGCTTCGGCTTCCGCCATGGTTTTGCCGGCCGGAAGCTCGTTCAGCAGGCCTGACCGGGTGTGCATGTCCCGGACGAAGTCGTTCATCTGCGCGAGGGCGGCGTCGTCAGGCTTGATGACCACGTCCACCCCGTCGCCGAGGACGTTGAGTTCGGAGTCGGTCACCAGGGCCGCAACCTCGATGAGGGCGTCGTTGACGCTGTCCAGGCCGGTCATTTCGCAGTCGATCCAGACGATGCGTTCATTAGTAATAGGCACCCGTTCAGCCTACCGTTTAGCCCCGCGCAAGCCTTGGAGAGGCGCTCCGGTGCTAATATTTCGGGTACGTGGCAACGCCTCATTGCGGCGGCCGCGTCCCCGGCGTCGCCCAAATTGGCCGGCGCCGCCCAATTTGGCTGGCTGCCCAATTCGGCCGGCCGCTCAGCTTGGCTGCAGATGGGGCAGCACGCCCAAAAGAGACATGCCTAGATGGCTAGGCGCAGAAGAGATTGGACGATCCTGAGATGACGGCGCCTGTGCCTGCGATAGGGGAAACGGCCACCGGCACTTCCACGGACCTGGCCCGGCTGGAGGTGGAGAACCCGCGCTCACCGATTCTCTCCGGTTTCATCGGTTCCATGTTCCTGCTCATCGGATCGCTCGGCGTCGGCTGGCTGGCGCCGGTTTCGGAGCTGCGGCGGATGCCCCTGTTCATCTGGATGCGCACCGAGGCGTTCGGCGTCGGGCTGTCCATCGTGCTGCTTGCGGTGGGCGGCATGCTGCTGGTCCGGGCCTGGCTCAGGCTAGGACAGCACGTGCACGTGTGGGGCAGGGAAGCCCGCAAGGCCACGCTCCAGGCCGTTGTCGCGTGGGGCCTTCCGATGATGTTCACCGTCCCGTTGTTCAGCCGGGACGTCTACGCCTACATCGGCCAGGGCAGGCTGATGGTGGAGGGCTTCAACCCGTACGAGAACGGCATCTCGGCGCTGTCCAACTACTTCCAGCTGGGCGCGGACAAGATGTGGACCGAGGCCCCGGTTCCCTATGGCCAGGTGTTTTTGTGGATCGAGCAGTTCGTGGTCTGGTCCACTAACGTCCAGCCGGAAGCCAGCATCATGCTGTTCAGGCTGGCCGCGCTGGCGGGCGTGGTGCTCTGCATCATCTACGTCCCAAAGCTCGCCGAGCTGCACGGGGTCAATCCGCATCGTGCCCTCTGGCTGACGGCGGCGAATCCGCTCTTCCTGACCAACTTCATCGCCAGCGTCCACAACGATTCACTCATGATTGGGCTGGCCCTCGCGGGCCTCTACTACTGCGCCACGCGGCGGGTCATCCTGGGCATCGTCCTCGTCACGGCCTCCATCGCGGTGAAGCCGATCACCGTGGTGTTCCTTCCGTTCATCGGTCTGCTCTGGGCCGGCAAGAGGGCCAGCTGGCCCAGGAAGTTCGTGTTCTGGGGCCTCACCGCCGGAATCAGTTTTGCCCTGCTTTATGCCATGAGCCTGGTGAACGGCTTCGGGTTCGGCTGGATCAACGGCCTCTCCGCGCCGGGCAGCGTGTGGATCTGGTACGCCCCCGTGGGGCTGCTTGGCCTGGTGGTCGCGTCCATCGCCAACGCGTTCAGCCTGGACGGCTGGGGTCTGGCCAAATGGGTTTACGACGCCGGCAAGCTCCTCGCCGTGGGCATCGTCGCCTGGCAGATCTTCCGCGGCGAACACGACCGTCTTATGCGCCGCCTGACGCTGGCCTTCGCCGCTGTTGTGGTGCTGGCGCCCATGATCCAGTCCTGGTACGTGGTGTGGCTGATTCCGTTGTTCGCCGTCACGGGCATCCGTGACGACTGGCAGGTCAAGGCGCTCTACTTCATCGTCTCGTTCTTCATGGTCTATGCCATCTCCGACCAGCTCGAAGTCTTCCCCTACCTCCAGACCGACGATCTGGGCCTGGCACTGGCGCTTGCCCGCAATGCGGCCGCCATCATCGCCCTGCTGTTTGCGCTGTACCTGATCTTCCTGGACCGCAGCACCAAGCTGCTGTTCAGCAAGGCGGACCAGCCCGTCACCACGCGCCCGGTCATCTGACCTCCGGGTTCATCCTGCCTCGAGGTTTTTCAGGGCTTCCCTGCGCGAGAGCGGACTGAGGTACGGCCCGTTCCGTGCCACGAACTCCAGGACCCATGCCGGGTTGGATTTGGCGTACTCACGCAACGCCCACCCGATGGCCTTGCGGATGAAGAATTCCTTGTCGGCCATGTTCGCCTCGATAACCGCAGTGAGCAGAGCCGTGTCCGTCTGGACTTTGGCGCCCAGCTGGGCCGTAATCGATGCCCGCCGGATCCAGAAGTCCAGGTCGGCACTCCACCGGAGCAGTACGCGTGTCAGTTCCGCCCGGTGGGCCTTGAGCAGTGCGCCGATCCGGTGGGCCACCCCGTCCACATAGTCCCAGGACGAGCCCGTTCGAATGACCTCCTCATACACCGGAAGCATCTGCAGGTCTCCGGCCACGCTCCGCAACCCGGTCAGCTCAATCGCCGCGTGGCGTTCCACTCGGCGGCCGCTGTGGTCCGCCATCATCCTCCTGGGTAGGGTCCGCCATGGCAGTCTTCCCTGGCCTCCGGGCCTTTTATTCGCCGGCCGGCTCCGTGCTCCGGCGGAGGGTCACTTCGCCCTTCACCTCCACGGTGGCGGCTGCCGTCTGGCCCGTGCCCGCACCGGGAACTGCCAGCCGTCCGATTTCCTCCAGTGGCAGGCGGACGGTGGAGAGGGTGGGGCGGAAGTCGCGCAGGGTTTCGATGTCGTCAAAACCGGCGATGGCAGCATCGCGGGGGATCCGCAAACCCTTGGAACGCAGGGCGGCGGTGGCTCCGATGGCCATGACATCGTTGACAGCGAAGATGCAGAGCCGGCTTTTGCTGCTTTCGCCGCTTTCGCCGATGCGGGCCGCGAGTTCCAGGCCAGCCTCGTAACCGCCCGTGCGGTCGAACCCGGTGTGCAGGACGTCCGCCGGCGGCAGGCCCGCGTCAGCCAGGCCCCGCTGGAATCCGCGCACCCGGTCGTCGGAGGTCAGGAGGCCCTCCGGGCCGGCGATGATGACGAACGCGCCGGCATGTGAGGCGAGTTCCCGTGCGAGTGCGGCTGCGAGTTCCTCGTTGGGAACCTCGACCACGTGATAGCCCTCGTCGGATTCGGCGCCCACCACGGCGTGGCCCACCACGCCCACGTGGCCTCCGTTGCGGCAATAGCGGTCAAGTTCGGCGGCCAGTTCGGCGTTGCCCTGCCTGTCGGCGGCCCGCGCAGACCGCGATCCCGCGATCACTATCGAGTCCGCGCGGCGCGCGGCAAAGGCTGCCACGGCCGCGCGCTCGTCGGCGGGACTGCCCGCGGTGGTGGCCAGCAAAACCATCTTGTTCTGGTGCCGGGCGGCGGCCTGGACGCCGCGGGCGATGGCCGAGAAGTAGGGGTCGGCAATGTCGTGCACGATAAGCCCGATGAGGCCTGAGCTCGACTTGGCAAGGCC contains these protein-coding regions:
- the mptB gene encoding polyprenol phosphomannose-dependent alpha 1,6 mannosyltransferase MptB, whose amino-acid sequence is MTAPVPAIGETATGTSTDLARLEVENPRSPILSGFIGSMFLLIGSLGVGWLAPVSELRRMPLFIWMRTEAFGVGLSIVLLAVGGMLLVRAWLRLGQHVHVWGREARKATLQAVVAWGLPMMFTVPLFSRDVYAYIGQGRLMVEGFNPYENGISALSNYFQLGADKMWTEAPVPYGQVFLWIEQFVVWSTNVQPEASIMLFRLAALAGVVLCIIYVPKLAELHGVNPHRALWLTAANPLFLTNFIASVHNDSLMIGLALAGLYYCATRRVILGIVLVTASIAVKPITVVFLPFIGLLWAGKRASWPRKFVFWGLTAGISFALLYAMSLVNGFGFGWINGLSAPGSVWIWYAPVGLLGLVVASIANAFSLDGWGLAKWVYDAGKLLAVGIVAWQIFRGEHDRLMRRLTLAFAAVVVLAPMIQSWYVVWLIPLFAVTGIRDDWQVKALYFIVSFFMVYAISDQLEVFPYLQTDDLGLALALARNAAAIIALLFALYLIFLDRSTKLLFSKADQPVTTRPVI
- a CDS encoding LacI family DNA-binding transcriptional regulator, whose protein sequence is MAASTLTEVARLAGVSPATASRVLNGSARTPGPDIAERVRKAADSLGYIPNAQAQGLAKSSSGLIGLIVHDIADPYFSAIARGVQAAARHQNKMVLLATTAGSPADERAAVAAFAARRADSIVIAGSRSARAADRQGNAELAAELDRYCRNGGHVGVVGHAVVGAESDEGYHVVEVPNEELAAALARELASHAGAFVIIAGPEGLLTSDDRVRGFQRGLADAGLPPADVLHTGFDRTGGYEAGLELAARIGESGESSKSRLCIFAVNDVMAIGATAALRSKGLRIPRDAAIAGFDDIETLRDFRPTLSTVRLPLEEIGRLAVPGAGTGQTAAATVEVKGEVTLRRSTEPAGE